From a single Paenibacillus sp. FSL R5-0345 genomic region:
- a CDS encoding cellobiose phosphorylase, translated as MSNYYFESGTFVMEQFDEGKPFSSFLPGLAGLKGIPMWTFYVNRGQAICSFGVRDKNSPIMEFSPANISYKNVGTTGFRTFIKIKGEQEIYEPFQSARPDPAAKRIMTILPNGLTIEESHAGHGLKTTVHYFNLPNDDYAALVRRVEIENIGGKEIELELMDGLPEILPYGVENSGYKEIGNLLRSWMDVYNLENGIPFYKLRSSTNDSAQVSEITNGHFYLSFTGEGEKVSPIVDFELVFGGNTSLTYPDRFAGLTLAELGELPQYPVNKVPCGFSGVARRLAPGSNLILNTLVGHVNDIDKINKKAEQLCRDEYIQSKSQEAAGLTEELTEDIATHTSSAVFDAYCRQSYLDNFLRGGYPFVFDNGGDGFVVHLYSRKHGDLERDYNFFSLAPEYYSQGNGNFRDMNQNRRNDVFFNPKVGSFNIKMFYSLIQADGYNPLSVQGTTFEVKPDSKTQAVKWIEEAAADHQAELVKLCSTRFTPGSLVNYIADHNVTLKVSEQQFLSGLLALSQQNIEAAFGEGFWSDHWTYNMDLVVGYLDIFPDKKQELLFGDNTYAFYDSPAYVLPRSEKYVISDGKARQYGALLEDEEKLHKLKWKAGDTHWLRTEGGHGAIYHTNLFVKMLSLALNKFATLDPYGMGVEMEGNKPGWNDAMNGLPGLFGSGMSETFELKRTVVFLLEALKGKENVQGAVDLPEEIAQLLEEVHRAVTAVLAGDLEQFNYWDIVASAREAYRARIRFGITGAESAVALEYIREALSKFLVKIDEGINKAVELGNGLTPTYFRFEAKKFQQVTDAEGQPVLSGYGLPKAVVEEFEVYALPYFLEGPTRWLKTLKDPVQVKEIYNLIKQTELYDPTTSMYQTSVSLEGESHEIGRMRAFTPGWLERESNFLHMSYKYLLELLKGGLYEEFYGELKTSLVPFLDPAVYGRSTLENSSFIATGGNPDPNNHGRGFVARLSGSTAEFLSMWRTMMAGSHIFRVEDGQLTLSLGPVLPGWLFDEQGNLSFTFLGGTEVTYSNPQRENTFGEKKAVIQSMTLVYHDGTVAEISGALVRGEEAEALRRGEIKQIRAIMA; from the coding sequence GTGAGTAACTATTATTTCGAATCAGGTACATTTGTAATGGAGCAATTTGACGAGGGAAAGCCTTTTTCCAGTTTCCTGCCCGGCCTTGCCGGACTGAAGGGAATTCCGATGTGGACTTTTTATGTGAACCGCGGTCAGGCCATTTGCAGCTTCGGGGTACGCGATAAGAACTCGCCGATCATGGAATTCTCACCCGCAAATATCTCTTATAAGAACGTAGGGACGACCGGGTTCAGAACCTTTATCAAGATTAAAGGGGAGCAAGAGATTTATGAGCCGTTTCAATCGGCACGTCCAGATCCTGCAGCCAAGCGGATCATGACGATTTTGCCTAATGGGCTTACCATTGAAGAAAGCCATGCTGGGCATGGTCTGAAGACGACTGTACACTATTTCAATCTGCCAAATGACGATTATGCGGCATTGGTACGTCGGGTAGAGATTGAGAACATCGGTGGTAAAGAGATCGAGTTAGAACTGATGGATGGTCTGCCAGAAATCCTGCCTTACGGTGTAGAGAATAGTGGATACAAGGAAATAGGTAATCTGTTGCGCAGCTGGATGGATGTATACAATTTAGAGAATGGCATTCCGTTCTATAAGCTGCGTTCCAGCACTAATGATAGTGCGCAGGTTAGTGAAATCACCAATGGACATTTCTATCTGTCCTTTACGGGAGAAGGAGAAAAAGTCTCGCCAATTGTCGATTTCGAGCTAGTCTTTGGTGGCAACACCTCGCTTACGTACCCAGACCGCTTTGCGGGATTAACCCTTGCCGAACTGGGCGAGCTTCCACAATACCCGGTTAACAAGGTTCCGTGCGGTTTTAGCGGAGTGGCAAGACGTTTAGCACCAGGTAGCAATCTGATCCTGAATACACTGGTTGGACATGTAAATGACATCGACAAAATCAATAAGAAGGCAGAGCAGTTATGCCGCGATGAATACATCCAGTCTAAATCTCAAGAGGCCGCAGGTCTGACGGAAGAATTAACGGAAGACATTGCCACTCACACTTCATCGGCTGTGTTTGATGCGTATTGCCGTCAATCCTATCTCGATAACTTCCTGCGCGGAGGCTATCCTTTTGTCTTCGACAATGGTGGGGATGGCTTTGTCGTTCACTTATACTCGCGTAAGCATGGTGACTTGGAGCGTGACTACAACTTCTTCTCTCTCGCCCCAGAATATTATTCACAGGGGAACGGAAACTTCCGTGATATGAATCAGAATCGGCGGAACGATGTGTTTTTTAATCCGAAGGTGGGTAGCTTCAACATCAAAATGTTCTATAGCTTGATACAAGCGGACGGTTACAACCCGCTGAGCGTACAAGGAACAACTTTTGAAGTGAAACCGGACAGTAAGACGCAAGCTGTGAAGTGGATCGAGGAGGCTGCGGCAGATCATCAAGCTGAGCTTGTAAAGCTGTGCAGCACTCGGTTCACACCAGGTAGTTTAGTGAACTATATTGCAGATCATAACGTTACCCTGAAGGTAAGCGAACAACAATTTCTGTCGGGGCTACTAGCCTTGTCGCAACAAAACATTGAGGCTGCTTTTGGTGAAGGCTTCTGGTCGGATCACTGGACATATAATATGGATCTGGTAGTTGGTTATTTGGATATCTTCCCTGACAAAAAGCAGGAGCTTCTGTTTGGGGATAACACCTATGCGTTCTATGACAGCCCGGCGTATGTGCTGCCACGAAGTGAGAAATATGTAATCAGTGATGGAAAGGCTCGGCAATATGGTGCACTTCTTGAGGATGAGGAGAAGCTGCACAAGCTGAAATGGAAAGCTGGAGATACCCATTGGCTGCGTACCGAAGGTGGACACGGTGCCATTTACCACACCAATCTGTTCGTGAAGATGCTGTCTCTTGCCTTGAATAAATTCGCTACACTTGACCCTTACGGTATGGGGGTAGAGATGGAAGGCAATAAGCCGGGCTGGAACGATGCTATGAATGGACTGCCGGGATTGTTCGGCTCCGGAATGAGTGAGACTTTTGAGCTGAAACGTACCGTAGTCTTTTTGCTAGAGGCTCTGAAAGGCAAAGAGAACGTCCAAGGCGCTGTAGACTTGCCAGAAGAAATTGCACAGCTGCTTGAAGAGGTACATCGTGCGGTAACGGCTGTCCTAGCAGGAGATTTGGAACAATTCAATTATTGGGACATTGTAGCTTCAGCGCGTGAGGCTTATAGAGCACGTATTCGTTTCGGTATTACTGGGGCTGAGTCTGCAGTAGCCTTAGAATACATTCGTGAAGCCCTCTCCAAATTCTTAGTTAAAATCGACGAGGGGATCAACAAGGCGGTAGAACTCGGTAACGGACTTACCCCAACCTATTTCCGCTTTGAGGCGAAGAAATTCCAGCAGGTAACAGATGCTGAAGGTCAACCGGTACTTAGCGGATACGGTCTGCCAAAAGCTGTAGTGGAGGAGTTTGAGGTATATGCTTTGCCATACTTCCTTGAGGGACCTACTCGCTGGTTGAAGACGTTGAAAGATCCGGTGCAAGTCAAAGAAATCTACAATTTGATTAAGCAAACGGAGCTGTATGATCCGACTACGTCTATGTACCAAACCTCGGTTAGCCTAGAGGGAGAGTCTCATGAGATCGGGCGAATGAGAGCCTTCACACCAGGCTGGCTAGAGCGGGAGTCTAACTTCCTGCATATGTCCTACAAGTATTTGCTTGAGCTGCTGAAGGGCGGTCTATATGAGGAATTCTACGGCGAGCTGAAGACGTCGCTGGTGCCGTTCCTTGATCCTGCGGTTTATGGACGCAGTACACTGGAGAACTCATCTTTTATCGCAACTGGAGGGAATCCTGATCCCAATAACCACGGTAGAGGGTTCGTAGCAAGACTAAGTGGATCGACCGCTGAATTCCTCAGTATGTGGAGAACGATGATGGCCGGAAGCCATATTTTCAGAGTAGAAGATGGACAGCTTACGTTATCTTTGGGTCCGGTTCTACCGGGCTGGCTATTTGATGAACAAGGCAATCTTTCTTTCACATTCCTTGGTGGTACGGAAGTAACGTATTCGAACCCGCAACGTGAGAATACGTTTGGTGAGAAGAAGGCTGTTATTCAGAGCATGACGCTCGTCTATCACGATGGTACGGTGGCTGAAATTTCTGGAGCACTCGTTCGTGGTGAAGAGGCAGAGGCTCTGCGGCGTGGTGAGATCAAGCAAATTCGAGCAATAATGGCATAG
- a CDS encoding ABC transporter permease yields MENKKSVEVSPAMNPLIPGNFETGKVNRNSLWRRFVAQRHLQTMALLGVAWMIIFNYIPMYGVIIAFKEFNIVKSISEAPWVGLAHFKEFLQDESLVDVIRNTLGISLIKLFIGFPLPIIFALFLNEVRSVRFKKWIQTISYLPHFLSWVVLGGILATWLADIGIINNILLALNIIDQPITYLAEPSYFWTIVISSDIWKELGWSAIIYLAAISGVSPEMYEAATIDGAGRFQKMWFVTLPAIKSTISILFILAVSGVLSSNFDQILVLRNSLNDSASNVIDYYVYYTGILSGRFSYSAAVGLLKSIIALILLLIANQVSKKINDTSLF; encoded by the coding sequence ATGGAGAACAAAAAAAGCGTGGAAGTAAGTCCAGCGATGAATCCGTTAATTCCTGGCAATTTCGAAACCGGTAAAGTAAATCGTAACTCGCTGTGGAGGAGATTTGTAGCCCAGCGTCATTTACAGACCATGGCCCTACTAGGCGTAGCCTGGATGATCATCTTCAACTACATTCCAATGTATGGAGTTATTATTGCCTTCAAAGAGTTCAATATCGTAAAATCAATTTCCGAAGCTCCATGGGTAGGACTAGCTCATTTCAAAGAATTCCTACAAGATGAAAGCTTGGTTGACGTTATTAGGAATACGTTAGGCATTAGCTTAATCAAGCTCTTCATCGGGTTTCCACTGCCGATTATATTCGCGCTATTCTTGAACGAGGTTCGTTCGGTGAGATTCAAAAAGTGGATTCAGACGATTTCGTATTTACCTCACTTTCTCTCTTGGGTTGTACTCGGCGGTATTCTAGCGACATGGCTAGCGGATATAGGGATTATCAATAACATCTTGTTAGCGCTAAATATCATTGATCAGCCGATTACCTATTTGGCCGAACCTAGCTACTTCTGGACGATTGTTATTTCCTCTGATATCTGGAAGGAACTTGGATGGTCAGCGATTATATATCTGGCAGCAATCTCTGGTGTATCTCCTGAAATGTATGAGGCGGCTACGATTGATGGTGCTGGAAGATTCCAGAAGATGTGGTTTGTTACGCTGCCGGCGATTAAATCGACGATCAGTATTCTCTTCATTCTTGCAGTCAGTGGTGTACTAAGCTCCAACTTCGATCAGATCTTGGTGCTACGTAACTCGTTGAATGATAGTGCAAGTAATGTAATCGATTATTATGTGTACTACACAGGGATTCTCTCAGGCCGCTTCTCCTATTCGGCTGCGGTTGGACTATTAAAATCGATTATCGCTCTAATCTTGCTGCTGATAGCTAACCAAGTGTCTAAAAAAATCAACGATACATCATTGTTCTAG
- a CDS encoding carbohydrate ABC transporter permease, with the protein MFALNRKTKGEALFDIVNNIIMLCICFITLYPIWYVLVNAFNEGTDAMRGGIYWWPRVFSLGNFKAVFDSPGIMQAMWITVAKTVIGTVLHVFFTAMVAYAFSRKGLIGGKFYMLMGTVTLFFAGGLIPSFLLIKDLQLLDNFLVYIIPAMFSFFDLIIFMTFFREIPEGLEEAARIDGANDWSIFLRIVLPVSMPVIATIALFHGVFQWNDYFTGMIYINNTELQPIQTYLFRVVAQSSSTQMMVAAQGSGMTRSVTSQSIKLATMVVTTLPIVFVYPFLQRYFVKGMMIGSIKG; encoded by the coding sequence ATGTTTGCTCTCAATCGCAAAACGAAGGGCGAGGCCCTATTCGATATCGTCAACAATATCATTATGCTGTGTATTTGCTTCATAACGCTTTATCCGATCTGGTACGTACTCGTCAATGCCTTTAATGAAGGCACGGACGCTATGCGAGGTGGTATATACTGGTGGCCGCGGGTGTTCAGTCTAGGAAACTTCAAGGCAGTGTTCGACAGCCCTGGCATTATGCAGGCGATGTGGATTACCGTTGCCAAAACAGTGATCGGCACAGTCCTGCATGTATTTTTCACAGCGATGGTAGCCTATGCATTTTCTCGTAAAGGCTTGATTGGCGGAAAGTTTTACATGTTAATGGGTACTGTTACGCTCTTCTTCGCGGGAGGGTTGATCCCGAGCTTCTTGCTTATCAAAGACCTTCAGTTACTAGATAATTTCTTAGTGTATATCATTCCTGCGATGTTTAGCTTCTTCGATCTTATTATCTTCATGACCTTCTTCCGAGAGATCCCTGAAGGATTGGAGGAAGCGGCCCGGATTGATGGGGCTAATGATTGGTCCATCTTCCTACGAATTGTGCTTCCAGTGTCTATGCCTGTTATTGCGACCATTGCGCTGTTCCACGGCGTGTTCCAATGGAATGATTATTTTACAGGTATGATCTATATCAATAATACAGAGTTACAGCCGATTCAGACGTATCTGTTCCGCGTTGTAGCACAATCTAGTTCGACTCAAATGATGGTTGCTGCACAAGGTAGCGGTATGACAAGAAGCGTAACGTCACAGTCTATTAAGCTGGCGACGATGGTGGTCACCACACTTCCTATCGTGTTCGTATATCCTTTCTTACAACGCTACTTTGTTAAAGGCATGATGATCGGCTCCATTAAGGGCTGA
- a CDS encoding extracellular solute-binding protein: protein MGMKRKPRTAMTLLLAAVMALSAAGCSSGNNAKGNSDGTKETNTGATDTPAATLSADEPGWKIDTSPITFDWYLNFSWFPNKWGVDPTSQYVTKKTGVDINFIVPAGNENEKLNTLIASGKLPDFITLGFYEDAIKKIIEGDLALPLNELADQYDPYFYKVSDKDKLNWYTQEDGNVYGYPNSSSSPADYEKYGENYVSNQVFAVRKDMYEAIGSPDMRTPEGFLNALKLAKEKFPDVNGQPLIPLGLHEFGVNGNDSLEGYLQNFLAIPREKDGQVYARETDPEYIRWMKTLRQANQDGLLAKDIFIDKRPQMEEKIAQGRYFAMLYQRTDFAAQLGTIYQQDPSKTYIAIDGPSNTNLDQPTLDGPAIAGWTVTLISKDVKDKARAIRFLSYLNSEEGNKDLFLGEKGVSYETIDGKDQFKPEVFDLMNKDRSAFDKQYGSSFTYWMMQNTNITDQWAPKSVEPFKQLEDWTRGKATSTSTFQQIDPTGNSPEGIIATKLKELRGKTIPKLLMASSDAEFDKIWTEYLAKQKDIGVDKFQAYQQKKYEENKVKLAQ from the coding sequence ATGGGTATGAAACGCAAACCGAGAACAGCGATGACTCTACTTCTGGCAGCGGTTATGGCCTTGTCAGCTGCAGGCTGTTCCAGTGGAAATAACGCTAAAGGAAATTCGGATGGCACTAAAGAAACGAACACGGGGGCGACGGATACACCTGCTGCTACATTGTCTGCGGATGAACCAGGTTGGAAGATTGACACTTCACCGATTACGTTTGACTGGTACCTGAACTTCTCTTGGTTCCCCAACAAATGGGGTGTGGACCCAACTTCCCAATATGTAACTAAGAAAACCGGCGTTGATATTAATTTCATCGTTCCGGCTGGTAACGAGAATGAGAAGCTGAACACACTGATTGCCTCTGGTAAATTGCCAGATTTCATTACATTGGGCTTCTATGAAGATGCGATAAAGAAAATTATCGAAGGTGATCTTGCACTACCACTGAACGAGCTTGCTGATCAATATGATCCTTATTTCTACAAAGTATCCGATAAAGATAAGCTGAATTGGTACACTCAAGAAGATGGTAATGTGTACGGCTACCCGAACTCTTCTTCCTCTCCTGCCGACTATGAGAAATATGGAGAGAACTACGTATCCAACCAAGTATTCGCGGTACGTAAGGATATGTATGAAGCGATTGGCAGTCCTGATATGCGCACACCAGAAGGATTCTTGAATGCGCTTAAGTTAGCGAAAGAGAAATTTCCTGACGTAAATGGACAACCGCTAATCCCGCTTGGTCTGCATGAGTTTGGTGTAAACGGTAATGATTCTCTGGAAGGTTATCTTCAGAACTTCCTGGCGATTCCTAGAGAAAAAGATGGTCAGGTATATGCCCGTGAGACAGATCCTGAATATATCCGCTGGATGAAGACGCTTCGTCAAGCGAATCAGGATGGACTGCTTGCTAAAGATATCTTTATCGATAAACGTCCACAAATGGAAGAGAAGATCGCTCAAGGCCGTTATTTCGCGATGCTCTATCAACGTACAGACTTTGCAGCGCAACTAGGTACGATTTACCAACAAGATCCTAGCAAAACTTATATTGCTATTGATGGTCCTTCGAATACGAACTTGGATCAACCGACCCTTGACGGACCTGCGATCGCAGGCTGGACAGTGACGCTGATCTCCAAAGATGTGAAGGATAAAGCTCGCGCTATCCGCTTCCTAAGCTACTTGAACAGTGAAGAAGGTAATAAAGACTTGTTCCTCGGTGAAAAGGGTGTCAGCTACGAAACGATTGATGGCAAAGACCAATTTAAGCCTGAAGTGTTTGATCTAATGAATAAGGATCGTTCGGCATTTGATAAGCAATACGGATCTTCGTTCACCTACTGGATGATGCAGAACACGAATATCACGGATCAATGGGCACCTAAATCAGTAGAACCTTTTAAACAATTGGAAGATTGGACGAGAGGAAAAGCGACTAGTACTTCAACATTCCAACAGATTGATCCTACAGGTAACTCCCCTGAAGGCATCATTGCTACAAAGCTGAAAGAACTGCGTGGGAAGACGA